The Taeniopygia guttata chromosome 31, bTaeGut7.mat, whole genome shotgun sequence genomic sequence ACCACCCCCAGATCACCCCCATATTCccaagacccccaaaaccccccaaagacccccaaacccccctcccCCAACAGCCAGTCCCCCCTTCCATAAACCAAGACCTCCAGCATCCCCCCACCCCGAAACACCCCAAAcccgctgccccagcagccagaCCCTCTGATTCGATCTTTGGGATCCCcgctcaccccaaacccccccaaagacccccaaaccccctcaccCAGCAGCCAGACCCCCggggccctgctgccctccatCAGGCGCGCCAGGGCCGAGTTCTCGAGCACGGTGGCGTTGGGACAGGAGCCGGGGAATTTGGCCACCACGTTGGTGATGTGCCCGCGGCGGTCGCACACCACCTGCATGTTGATGGAGTGGAAGTTGGCGGCGTTGCGGAACAGCGGCTCGTTGTCCGCCGGTGCCCGCAGCGCTACGTGCATGGCACCCACCAGCCCCAACACCCCGGGCAGCCCCGCGGGGTCCCGGTGAGGAACGGGCACCGGCGGGAAGGCGATGTACCGGACCGCCCGGCGCTGCAGCGCCGCCAGGAACTGCGCCAGGCAGTTGGACATGGCGGACTGGCTGATGCCGGTGCTGAGGCGTGAAACCGTCTGGAAGGAGCCCGAGGCCAGGAAAGCCAAGGCCGAGGTGATCTTCACGGCCACCGGCAGCGCGTGGCTGCGGCCCGTGAGGCTCTGCAGGTCGGCCCCGAGCTCCCGGCACAGCGCCGCGATCGCCGCCCGGTCCAGGCGGCACCGCCGCAGCGCCTGCTCGTCGCTCAGCTCCAGGAAGGAGCAGCGCACCCGGTAAATGCGCTGCGCCGGGtacgggcggcggcggcggcggccgcggagGGGGTTCGGTGATGGGGATGCGGCGGAGGGAGAAGCGGAGGGCGCGGGGAGGGGGTTACGGGATGGCGGGATGGGTGCGGGGTGCCGGTCGTGAGCCCGGTCCTGATCGCGGTCCCGTTCGTGGGTTTCATCCCGGTCCCGTTCGTGGGTTTCatcccggtgccggtgctgcTCCCGGTCCCTGTCACAGTCCTGATCCCGCGCCCGGTGCCGGTGCTGCTCCCGGTCCCTGTCACAGTCCTGATCCCGTGCCcggtgctgctcccagccctgttcctcgtcgctgtcccggtgctgttcccggtgccggtgccgctcccggaGCCGCCGCAGCAGCAGAACCGCGTGGGACATGGCGGGGCGGGGCTACgggaaaggggcggggccagagCCGCCGGTCCCGGTGGCCGCGACCCGGGTCGGTGCCACTTGGGGCGGTCAGCCtcggtcccggtgccggtagCGGTGCCGATCGATCCCGATGGGACCGGTTGGCCCCGGTCTATCCCGGTGCCGATGGGGGCAGCTGTTCGCTGTCCCTGTACCGATCCCGATGCCGGTAAGGCCGGTCTCTCCgtgtcccggtgccgctcccgctCTGTCCCGGTGCCGGTAGGGCCGGTCTGTCCgtgtcccggtgccgctcccgctCTGTCCCGGTGCCGGTAGGGCCGGTCTCTCCgtgtcccggtgccgctccccgTTGCTGCCGGTCCCGATGCCGGTAGGGCCGGTCTGTCCgtgtcccggtgccgctcccgctCTGTCCCGGTGCCGGTAGGGCCGGTCTCTCCGTGTCCCGGTACCGCTGCCGGTCCCGGTTCCGCCGCCTCGGGTCCTCCCGGCTCCGCCGCTCCGCCAGGCCACGCCCCTCCCCCGCACGCTGATTGGCCAGCGATTCTGTCACGTGCTCTGAAagccccacccctcccctcacTTCCGGCGCGCCGCCGCGAGGGCAGAGGCGCTTTGTGCCGTGCGCTATCCGGGCCGCCGCTGGGCGGGGCTTCGCAGCGCCTCGGCCAATCGCGTCGCACCGTTCCGCCTCTCTCGGCCAATCAGCGCGCGTGGTGGGCGGGGTCACGAGCGAGGCGGCCGCCGCCATTTTAGTGCCGTCACCGAGCACCGGGCGGGGGGGGCGCGGTGAGAATCGGGggaccgggagggaccgggagggaGCTGGGACCCCGCTGGGACCCCGCTGGTGTGGGGGAGCTCTGCACGGGGTCCCGGTAGGGAGCCGGGACCCCGCtggtgtggggcagggctgcGCGGGGTCCCGCGGTCTCGGGGAGGCGCccgggatggggctgggggggagttgggtgtcccctccctgggctgagGGAGAGTtgggtgtcccctccctgggctgagGGAGAGTtgggtgtcccctccctgggctgagGGCTCACGGAGCACAACCGGGGCTGAGGCTCCGCTCGGGACCCTGACGGAGCCGGGCCTGGGGGGTCTCTGCTGAGGGGGTCTCTGCTTCAGGGGGCCCTGAGGGGTGAGGGGGGTCCCATCGGGAATCAGCAGGAGGAGGATCTGTGAAAGGCGGGGGGAACCTTCCCCATCCCCTTCCCCCTGCCCGGGGCGGGGTTTGAGCGGGGAGGGTCTCACCGAGCCCCCCCTTCCCTGCCGCCCGCAGGCGGGTCGCGATGGTGAAGCTGTTCATCGGGAACCTGCCGCGGGAGGCGACGGAGCAGGAGATCCGCTCCCTGTTCGAGCAGTACGGGAAGGTGCTGGAGTGCGACATCATCAAGAACTACGGCTTCGTGCACATCGAGGACAAGACGGCGGCCGAGGACGCCATCCGCAACCTGCACCACCACAAGCTGCACGGCGTCTGCATCAACGTGGAGGCCAGCAAGAACAAGAGCAAGGCCTCCACCAAGCTGCACGTGGGCAACATCAGCCCCGCCTGCACCAACCTGGAGCTGCGCGCCAAGTTCGAGGAGTATGGCCCCGTCATCGAGTGCGACATCGTCAAGGACTACGCCTTTGTGCACATGGAGCGGGCCGAGGACGCCGTAGAGGCCATCCGGGGGCTGGACAACACCGAGTTCCAAGGTGAGGTGCAGATTTGGGGAGCAccaggctgggatggggcacGGGGAGGTTCTGATCTGGGAGgattttggctgattttgggtgTTACCAGCCCCACTCTGTGGTTGGTGCTGTGTTCGGGGCCTCCTCTTGTCCCGGAGCGCCAGAATTTGGCTCTGGGGATGGTGCCAGGTGCTGTCCCCGTGCTCTCGTCCGGTGTCAGGGCTGAGGACACCGTGGTGGCTCCATGTCGGGGCAGAGTGGAGTTTGTAGGAATTCTGGGGGATTTACCCCAAACTCTTTGTTCAGGGTGAGTTCCACCTCTGGGACTGCCTCACAGGACTGGgttgtccctgtgctgctggaatttgggggagaaCTGGGCTGGGAGCCAGCACCATGTCCCCTTGGCCCCTGTTGTCCCCAGGTCCTGCCTGGGACCGCAGGGACCCTCCTTATCCGTGTGCCCACCCTGGTGGCTCCTGTCACCCCCCACCCTCAGCGGTGCCAGGGGCGGCTTTCAGGGGTCCCATGGTGCCCTGGAGGTCCCCatggctgctgccacctcttgaGGGTCCCAGGGaccaccagccccagcccagctttgCCACCACGGCCCCAGATGTTCTGATCTTTGACATAATTCAATCTTGGTGCAATAATTAAATAACTAAAATGCAAAACAACGGCTGGAGTTTGTACCTctgacagggatcccaaacaaagcagcccctgggctTTCATCCCCTTGGTGTGCACAGGAAGGTCTCGGGGTTGTCACCTCCTGccgtgtccccaaatgtccttCAGGCACAAAGTTTGGGGGTTGTCACCTCCTGCcgtgtccccagatgtccctcACCTGGCAGGGCCACAGGTGCCTGGGCCCTTTGTTGTGCCTCGGTTCCTGGTCTCTTCTCTGGGAACATCCCACAGTGCCAAAGGTGACTcttggcagtgccaggggtgGCACTTGGGGGTCCCCAAGGGATGGTGGAAGCTCTGGGACACCCCATGATGCGATGCtggcactggggaaccccacaGTGCCTGATGCCCGTGTGGAGTGTGGCTCTGGTGATCCCAAAATCTTGTGCCAGTGCCGGAGTGCCGGGATCAGCCGTGGGGATCCCATGGCTTTGTGCCAGCACCGGGATCAGCTCTGGGGATTCCATGGCTTTGTGCCAGTGCCAGGATCAGCTGTGGGGATCCCACGGCCCAGTGTCGATGTCGGGTGGCTCTGGGGGATCCCACGGCCCGATCTCGATGTTGGGTGGCTCTGGGGGACCCTGTGACCCGATGCCCATGGCTCCGGGGGATGCCATGGCCCGATGCCGGGTGACGCTGGGTCTCCCTCTCCCCAAGGCAAGCGGATGCGCGTGCAGCTCTCCACCAGCCGCCTGCGGACGGTGCCCGGGATGGGAGACAAGAGCAGCTGCTACCGCTGCGGGAAGGAGGGGCACTGGTCTAAGGAGTGCCCGGTCGATCGCCCGGGGCAAGTGGCGGACTTTGCCGAGGCCTATAACGAGCAGTACGGAGCCGTGCGCACTCCCTACACCGCGGGCTATGGGGAGACCGTGTATTACGATGAGGCCTACGGCGGGATGGCCGACTACTACAAGCGCTACCGCGTCCGCTCCTACGCCACGGCCTCGGCGTACGACGCCTACGCGGAGCAGACCATGGCCCAGTACTCCCAGTATGCCCAGTACTCCCAGGTCCAGTCCTCAGCCATGGCCGCCACCACGGCCATGGCCGGCCGCATCCCCACCACCTTAGACGCGTACGACCGAGCGCTGCTGCCCACTCCGGGCGCGGCGGCCGCcgtcgccgccgccgccgccaccgccgcggccgccgccgcgtCCTCCACATATTACACCCGGGACAGGAGCCCCCTGCGCCGCACGGCCGCCGCGGCCAGCACCGTCGGAGAGGCGTACACGTACGAGCGTGGGCAGCTGTCGCCCGTCTCCTCAGTGGCCCGGGCGTCCCTCTACGACCTGCAGCGCTTCGAGCGGGATCCCTACGGGGACCGGGCGCGGTACTCCGCCTTCTGAGGTGAGCGCCGGCGCCTCGGCCCGGGCGTGTCCGTGCCGCCGGCGCCCGGTAACGGTCTTTCCCTGCCCAGGGTCGCCGCAGACCCCCCGGGACTCGCCGCCATCGCCGTGGCTCCGCAGCCCCTGGATGTCGCCGCCGCGTCAGGTCAGACGTGCCCCGggtcgccgccgccgccgccgcgtcCCCTCCCCGTCACCGGGACCCCCCGTCCCCGTCGgagccgccggagccgccgcgtCCCAGCGCCCGCGTGTCCCCGTGGCCGggtgtccccgagtgtccccgggtgtccctgagtgtccccatgtcccccacgTCCCCTCACGTCTCTGCTCTCTTCCAGGTGCGGCGGCCTCGGATGGAGCCGTGTCCCCCCGCCTGGGCCGCCCCTTTTTGTACGGAGcttccccagagccccccccgGCCTCACCCGCCCCATTttccagcaaaataaaaattttcaccAATTTCTGTCCCGATTTTTCTGTGCCGGGCCTgccgcggggggcggggcctgcggggggcggggccggggctggccAATCAGAGCGCAGCGTTTGCGGCGGGTTTTAAATCTAGCGCGAGATATGTAAATGAGGTCGTGGGCGGAGCGAATGCAAATGAAGTCAGCGGCCAATCCGATTTCCGGAAGGGAGGGGCGGGGTCTGTGGCGGGAGAGAGGCGGGGTTATGCAAATTTACGCCGCAAGGGGGCCCGACCCCGTTTCACTGTCGGACCGTGGGGCTGATTTTGGCACCCGGAAATCCCGCGTCGTTTTTTCCGCCCTGACTCGAGTGGCTTTTGTGACGTCATTTCCTGCGCGACGCCGTTTTCGCAGCGGCCATGGCGCTGAACGGCGGTGAGGCACcggcgggacccccgggaccccaccgggaccccccctcaGCACCGGGAATCACCCCGGAACCCTCCTCGCCACCGGGACCTTCCCCGGGCCCCTCCGTGCCCCTTCCCGCCCCTCCGAGTCTCCCTCAGCTCATCCCAGACTCCTTAACCCGCCCTCCCCGCGGTTTGGGACCCCCCCGGTAACCGAGACACCCTTCCCGGTAACCCAGACCTTCCCCCCCGGTAACTCAGACATCCCCCCGGTAACCGAGACTCCCTTCCCGGTAACCCAAACCCCCCACCCCGGTAACCGAGACATCCCCCCGGTAACCGAGACCCCCTTCCCGGTAACCCAGACCCCCCACCCCGGTAACCGAGACTCCCTCCCCGGTAACCGAGACCCCCTCCCGGTTCCCCCCCAGGCGCGGACGAGGCCgaggcgcggcgggagcggctggaCCGGGCGAGCCGGGCCATGGgggcgctgctgctgcggggGTACCGAatgctggggagctgctgcccggAGTGCGGGGTGAGCGGggagcaccgggaccccccgggaaCCCCCGGGATCCTCGGGAACCCCCCGGGAACCCCTCGGGAACGGGGAGGGGTCGGAAcggggggagaggggaggaggagcCGGGACCTTcctgggattgggaatgggcgggaggggggaggggtcccgggaatttgggggtaCCGGGACCCTCCCGGGAAtttcgggggtaccggggggggGTGGTggaggggtcccggtgccccgtgacgcccccggtgcccccccagACGATTCTGCTGCAGGACAAGGAGCAGCGGCTGCTGTGCGTGAGCTGCCAGGAGCCCGAGGGGGGGAACGGTACGagggggggaatttggggcattttggggtggaaattggggattttaggggtgggggaggggaattggggattttttggggggtgggggagcgaaatttgggattttttggggggtggggggcgggaattggggattttttggggggtggggaggggaattggggattttgggggtgggggaggggaatttggggggaaattggggattttgggggtgggggacgaaaatttgggggaaaattggggattttgggggtgggggagggaaattggggattttttgaggggTGGGGGGCGGGaattggggggaattggggattttgggggtgggggaggggaatttggggggaattggggggttttggggttgggggaggggAATTTCGGAGGAataggggattttgggggtgggggaggggatttgtggggaaattggggattttgggggtgggggaggggaatctgggggggaattggggattttgggggtaggggaggggaatttgggggggaatttgggattttgggggtggggaggggaatttggggggaaattggggattttgggggtggggaggggaatttggggaaaattggggattttggggttgggggagggagaatttggggggg encodes the following:
- the LOC140681025 gene encoding uncharacterized protein gives rise to the protein MAAAASLVTPPTTRADWPREAERCDAIGRGAAKPRPAAARIAHGTKRLCPRGGAPEVRGGVGLSEHVTESLANQRAGEGRGLAERRSREDPRRRNRDRQRYRDTERPALPAPGQSGSGTGTRTDRPYRHRDRQQRGAAPGHGETGPTGTGTERERHRDTDRPALPAPGQSGSGTGTRRDRPYRHRDRPGPTGPIGIDRHRYRHRDRG
- the LOC121468419 gene encoding RNA-binding protein 4 isoform X1, which translates into the protein MYRTARRCSAARNCARQLDMADWLMPVLRRETVWKEPEARKAKAEVIFTATGSAWLRPVRLCRSAPSSRHSAAIAARSRRHRRSACSSLSSRKEQRTRRVAMVKLFIGNLPREATEQEIRSLFEQYGKVLECDIIKNYGFVHIEDKTAAEDAIRNLHHHKLHGVCINVEASKNKSKASTKLHVGNISPACTNLELRAKFEEYGPVIECDIVKDYAFVHMERAEDAVEAIRGLDNTEFQGKRMRVQLSTSRLRTVPGMGDKSSCYRCGKEGHWSKECPVDRPGQVADFAEAYNEQYGAVRTPYTAGYGETVYYDEAYGGMADYYKRYRVRSYATASAYDAYAEQTMAQYSQYAQYSQVQSSAMAATTAMAGRIPTTLDAYDRALLPTPGAAAAVAAAAATAAAAAASSTYYTRDRSPLRRTAAAASTVGEAYTYERGQLSPVSSVARASLYDLQRFERDPYGDRARYSAF
- the LOC121468419 gene encoding uncharacterized protein isoform X3 is translated as MYRTARRCSAARNCARQLDMADWLMPVLRRETVWKEPEARKAKAEVIFTATGSAWLRPVRLCRSAPSSRHSAAIAARSRRHRRSACSSLSSRKEQRTRRVAMVKLFIGNLPREATEQEIRSLFEQYGKVLECDIIKNYGFVHIEDKTAAEDAIRNLHHHKLHGVCINVEASKNKSKASTKLHVGNISPACTNLELRAKFEEYGPVIECDIVKDYAFVHMERAEDAVEAIRGLDNTEFQGSPQTPRDSPPSPWLRSPWMSPPRQVRRPRMEPCPPAWAAPFCTELPQSPPRPHPPHFPAK
- the LOC121468419 gene encoding RNA-binding protein 4 isoform X2; amino-acid sequence: MVKLFIGNLPREATEQEIRSLFEQYGKVLECDIIKNYGFVHIEDKTAAEDAIRNLHHHKLHGVCINVEASKNKSKASTKLHVGNISPACTNLELRAKFEEYGPVIECDIVKDYAFVHMERAEDAVEAIRGLDNTEFQGKRMRVQLSTSRLRTVPGMGDKSSCYRCGKEGHWSKECPVDRPGQVADFAEAYNEQYGAVRTPYTAGYGETVYYDEAYGGMADYYKRYRVRSYATASAYDAYAEQTMAQYSQYAQYSQVQSSAMAATTAMAGRIPTTLDAYDRALLPTPGAAAAVAAAAATAAAAAASSTYYTRDRSPLRRTAAAASTVGEAYTYERGQLSPVSSVARASLYDLQRFERDPYGDRARYSAF